The following proteins are co-located in the [Pasteurella] mairii genome:
- a CDS encoding IS200 transposase — MASKSNDDSSLSHTRWNSKYHIVFIPKYRRKAIYGKLRVDIGGILRQLCDYKNVEIIEAHAMKEHIHMLLKIPPKLAVSSFMGYLKGKSSLMIFERHGNLKYKYGNRHFWAKGYYVSTVGLNTKVVEEYIRNQEKEDMIQDNLSKKEYVDPFKG; from the coding sequence ATGGCAAGTAAATCCAATGACGATTCAAGTCTATCACACACGAGATGGAACAGTAAGTATCATATTGTGTTTATTCCGAAATATCGAAGAAAGGCAATTTATGGGAAATTGCGAGTTGATATAGGAGGGATATTAAGGCAATTATGTGACTACAAAAATGTAGAAATCATAGAAGCTCATGCAATGAAAGAGCATATTCATATGCTATTAAAGATACCGCCGAAATTGGCAGTGTCGAGTTTTATGGGATATCTTAAAGGTAAATCTTCATTGATGATATTTGAACGACATGGGAATTTAAAATACAAATACGGAAATAGGCACTTTTGGGCGAAAGGCTACTATGTGAGTACGGTAGGCTTAAACACAAAAGTAGTGGAAGAATACATCAGGAATCAAGAAAAAGAAGATATGATTCAGGATAATTTATCGAAGAAAGAATATGTAGACCCCTTTAAGGGGTAA
- the ytfE gene encoding Regulator of cell morphogenesis and NO signaling has protein sequence MSTETTFKSDEQLQTASYNDTIEYILSRFHQRHREQLEALIPLAEKLENHHGEREDCPVGIAAALQQAYRDLAQHMMKEERVLFPMIQAGNYAMARMPIQMMEFEHEEHSNALELLLSLTNNLTPPVDACTTWQTLYQGIGEFITDLRQHIHTENDILFARVIAQ, from the coding sequence ATGTCAACAGAAACAACCTTTAAAAGCGATGAACAATTACAAACTGCCAGCTATAACGATACGATTGAATATATTCTTTCCCGTTTCCATCAACGCCACAGAGAACAACTTGAAGCGTTAATTCCTTTAGCGGAAAAATTAGAAAATCATCATGGTGAACGTGAAGATTGTCCGGTCGGTATCGCCGCCGCCTTGCAACAAGCCTACCGCGATCTGGCTCAACATATGATGAAAGAAGAGCGCGTTCTGTTTCCGATGATCCAAGCCGGCAATTATGCGATGGCAAGAATGCCGATTCAGATGATGGAATTTGAACACGAAGAACATAGTAACGCACTTGAATTACTGCTTTCTCTTACCAATAATCTCACGCCACCAGTGGACGCTTGCACTACTTGGCAAACCCTTTATCAAGGTATCGGCGAATTTATCACTGATTTACGCCAACATATTCACACAGAAAATGATATTTTATTTGCCCGTGTCATTGCGCAATAA
- the yhjA gene encoding cytochrome c peroxidase, whose product MRFFHSLILLSLCSNVANALEKEPRVMPEQGIDKALLGQILFFDTALSRNQTQNCSTCHNPDTAFVDLRENSAQKMVSAGDDPHLFGNRNSPTMLYAKYSPEFYFDEKTQQYIGGQFWDGRAKNLAEQAGGPPLNPLEMGMPSKLEVAKRLASLPIYIGLFTQHYGEQVWQSVDNVYAAMEEAIATFQQEKPLLTPFDSKYDKFLRQEYQLTELEEKGRSLFFDKNQTNCANCHQLQKGNHGEETFSNYHYYNIGVPKNTALIAHNNLAPDFVDNGLLDNPRVNGDVAQKGKFKVPTLRNVAVTAPYMHNGVFKELKTVLLFLDHYNNPQRKLNPETQQQWEAPEYEATLAHEDLKGTPLSDEQIEALEAFLKTLTDERYENLLPK is encoded by the coding sequence ATGCGATTTTTTCATTCCCTGATTTTATTAAGCCTGTGCAGTAATGTGGCAAATGCCTTAGAAAAAGAACCGCGAGTGATGCCAGAACAAGGCATTGATAAAGCCTTATTAGGACAAATTTTATTTTTTGATACCGCACTTTCCCGAAATCAAACGCAAAATTGTTCAACTTGTCATAATCCGGATACTGCTTTTGTGGATTTGCGCGAAAACAGTGCGCAAAAAATGGTTTCTGCCGGCGATGATCCGCATTTATTCGGTAATCGCAATTCGCCAACCATGTTATATGCCAAATATTCGCCGGAATTTTATTTTGATGAAAAAACGCAACAATATATCGGCGGACAATTTTGGGATGGGCGAGCAAAAAATTTAGCCGAGCAAGCGGGCGGACCGCCGCTTAATCCGCTTGAAATGGGGATGCCGAGTAAATTAGAAGTGGCAAAACGTTTGGCGAGTTTGCCGATATATATCGGGTTATTTACGCAACATTATGGCGAACAGGTATGGCAATCTGTGGATAACGTCTATGCCGCAATGGAAGAGGCGATTGCTACTTTCCAGCAAGAAAAACCCTTGTTGACACCATTTGATAGTAAATATGATAAATTCCTGCGCCAAGAATATCAATTGACGGAATTGGAAGAAAAAGGGCGGTCATTATTTTTCGATAAAAATCAAACCAATTGCGCGAATTGTCATCAATTGCAAAAGGGAAATCATGGGGAAGAAACCTTTAGTAATTACCATTATTACAATATTGGCGTGCCCAAAAATACAGCATTAATTGCCCACAATAATTTGGCGCCCGATTTTGTGGATAATGGGTTGTTGGATAATCCGAGGGTGAATGGCGATGTGGCGCAAAAGGGGAAATTTAAAGTGCCAACCTTGCGCAATGTGGCGGTGACCGCGCCTTATATGCACAATGGCGTTTTTAAGGAATTGAAAACCGTATTATTGTTTTTAGATCATTATAATAATCCACAGCGTAAGCTAAATCCGGAAACACAACAGCAATGGGAAGCGCCGGAATACGAGGCGACATTGGCGCATGAGGATTTGAAAGGAACTCCCTTATCTGATGAGCAAATTGAAGCGTTGGAAGCCTTTTTGAAAACCTTGACCGATGAGCGATATGAAAATCTGCTACCAAAATGA